A genomic stretch from Erwinia sp. E_sp_B01_1 includes:
- the csdA gene encoding cysteine desulfurase CsdA — protein MTFSPAHFRQHFPALADAGVYLDSAATTLKPAAVIEATQQFYSLSAGTVHRSQFAAARRLTERYEEARGQVARLLQAPDAHNIVWTKGTTEAINLVAQSYFRPRLQPGDEILVSEAEHHANLVPWLMVASQTGAKVVKWPLGSDLLPDCALLPGLLSPQTKVLALGQMSNVTGGCPELAQTIKLAHAMGAKVMIDGAQGVVHAPANVQKLDIDFYAFSAHKLYGPMGIGALYGKTSLLEEMQPWQGGGKMLSNVNFDGFTPQPVPWRFEAGTPNVAGVIGLSAALSWLESVDLQAAERWSCGLADVAEERLSALPGFRSYRASRSSLLSFDIAGVHHSDVVTLLAESGIALRAGQHCAQPLLQALGLSGTLRASFAPYNTLNDVDALVRGMTTALELLAD, from the coding sequence ATGACTTTCTCCCCCGCCCACTTTCGCCAGCATTTTCCGGCGCTGGCTGATGCTGGTGTCTATCTGGACAGCGCGGCCACCACGCTGAAACCGGCGGCGGTCATTGAGGCAACTCAGCAATTTTACAGTCTGAGCGCAGGTACCGTGCACCGCAGTCAGTTTGCCGCCGCACGTCGGTTGACGGAGAGATATGAAGAGGCACGCGGCCAGGTGGCACGCCTGTTACAGGCGCCAGACGCGCATAATATTGTCTGGACGAAAGGCACTACTGAAGCGATCAACCTGGTGGCCCAGAGCTATTTCCGGCCCCGATTACAGCCCGGTGACGAGATCCTGGTCAGTGAAGCAGAGCATCATGCCAATCTGGTTCCCTGGCTGATGGTCGCCTCGCAGACCGGGGCAAAAGTGGTGAAATGGCCCCTGGGCAGTGATTTGCTACCAGACTGTGCTTTATTACCCGGCCTGCTTTCTCCGCAGACCAAAGTGCTGGCACTGGGGCAGATGTCCAACGTTACCGGAGGCTGCCCCGAACTGGCTCAGACCATTAAGCTGGCCCACGCGATGGGGGCGAAAGTGATGATTGATGGCGCCCAGGGCGTGGTTCATGCCCCGGCAAATGTGCAGAAGCTCGACATCGATTTCTATGCTTTTTCCGCACATAAACTTTATGGCCCGATGGGCATCGGGGCGCTGTATGGCAAAACCAGCCTGCTGGAAGAGATGCAGCCCTGGCAGGGTGGCGGCAAAATGCTGAGCAACGTGAACTTTGACGGTTTTACTCCTCAGCCTGTGCCCTGGCGTTTTGAGGCGGGCACCCCCAACGTGGCCGGTGTGATTGGGTTGAGCGCCGCGCTGAGCTGGCTGGAAAGCGTGGATCTGCAAGCCGCTGAACGCTGGAGTTGTGGTCTGGCAGATGTGGCTGAAGAGCGCCTTTCTGCCCTGCCGGGGTTCCGCAGCTACCGGGCAAGTCGTTCAAGCCTGCTTTCATTTGACATTGCCGGTGTGCATCACAGCGATGTGGTCACTCTGCTGGCGGAGAGCGGCATTGCGCTGCGAGCCGGTCAGCATTGCGCCCAGCCTTTATTACAGGCTTTAGGGCTCAGCGGCACTTTGCGCGCCTCATTTGCGCCCTATAATACCCTTAACGATGTGGATGCGCTGGTCAGAGGGATGACCACCGCCCTGGAGCTACTGGCAGATTGA
- the csdE gene encoding cysteine desulfurase sulfur acceptor subunit CsdE — MMTTLLAPHPFGDLITVDGLKHKFAAFTQWEDRYRQLILMGKQLPALPDELKTAEIELAGCENRVWLGHQTLADGSLHFYGDSEGRIVRGLLAVLLTAVEGQQPETLRNSDPLALFDELGLRSQLSSSRSAGLSALADAVLKAAGKAD, encoded by the coding sequence ATCATGACGACTTTATTGGCACCTCACCCGTTTGGCGACCTGATTACCGTTGACGGGCTAAAACATAAATTTGCTGCTTTTACCCAGTGGGAGGATCGCTATCGTCAGCTTATCCTGATGGGGAAACAGCTTCCCGCGCTGCCCGATGAGCTGAAAACGGCTGAGATTGAACTTGCCGGCTGCGAAAATCGTGTCTGGCTGGGGCATCAAACCCTGGCGGATGGCAGCCTGCATTTCTACGGCGACAGTGAAGGAAGGATCGTACGTGGTTTACTGGCGGTCTTGTTAACCGCAGTGGAGGGTCAACAGCCCGAAACCCTGCGCAACAGCGATCCGCTGGCATTATTTGACGAACTTGGCCTGCGCTCGCAGCTCAGTTCCTCACGCAGTGCCGGGTTAAGCGCGCTGGCTGACGCGGTGTTGAAAGCCGCTGGAAAAGCGGACTGA
- the tcdA gene encoding tRNA cyclic N6-threonylcarbamoyladenosine(37) synthase TcdA: MTSLSDAWLQRFGGTARLYGQPALQLFAEAHICVVGIGGVGSWAAEALARTGIGAITLIDMDDVCITNTNRQIHALKQTVGQAKTEVMAERILAINPECKVTCVDDFITAENTAELMSPGFTYVIDAIDSVRPKAALLAWCRRNKIPLVTTGGAGGQIDPTQIQVADLAKTIQDPLAAKLRERLKSDFKIVKNSKGKLGIDCVFSTEALMYPQPDGSVCASRSTAEGPKKMDCASGFGAATMVTATFGFIAVSHVLKKMMAKASRT, translated from the coding sequence ATGACTTCTCTTTCTGACGCCTGGCTGCAACGCTTTGGCGGCACAGCGCGTTTGTATGGGCAGCCAGCGCTACAGCTGTTTGCCGAAGCGCATATTTGCGTGGTAGGGATTGGCGGCGTGGGATCCTGGGCCGCCGAAGCACTGGCGCGCACCGGAATAGGCGCGATCACGCTGATTGATATGGATGATGTCTGCATCACCAATACCAACAGACAGATTCATGCGTTAAAACAGACGGTGGGTCAGGCAAAAACGGAGGTGATGGCGGAACGCATTCTGGCGATCAACCCGGAGTGTAAAGTCACCTGCGTGGATGACTTTATTACCGCTGAAAACACCGCTGAGCTGATGAGTCCGGGTTTTACCTACGTGATTGATGCTATCGACAGCGTGCGGCCAAAAGCGGCGCTGCTGGCCTGGTGTCGCCGCAATAAAATTCCGCTGGTCACCACCGGTGGCGCTGGCGGGCAAATCGATCCCACTCAGATCCAGGTTGCCGATCTGGCAAAGACTATTCAGGATCCGCTGGCGGCTAAATTACGTGAGCGTCTGAAAAGTGATTTTAAAATTGTTAAAAACAGCAAAGGCAAGCTGGGGATTGACTGCGTATTTTCTACCGAAGCCCTGATGTACCCGCAGCCTGATGGCTCCGTATGTGCTTCCCGCAGTACGGCAGAAGGACCCAAGAAAATGGACTGCGCGTCAGGATTTGGCGCGGCGACCATGGTGACCGCCACCTTTGGTTTTATCGCTGTTTCACATGTGCTGAAAAAAATGATGGCGAAGGCTTCACGTACCTGA
- the mltA gene encoding murein transglycosylase A: MKGSWAKYAVTGALIALLAGCSSKPTDRGQQYKDGKLEQPLGLVNQPNAKGRPVNGKDFGDQVSEIQFASPAIYSRQTNTFSSVKAWLMAGGDTRQLRQFGLDAYQMEGTDNYGNVQFTGYYTPVIHARYTRQGEFQYPLYRMPPRPKGRRLPSRAEIYSGALSDRYVVGYSNSLMDNFIMDVQGSGYVDYGDGRPLTFFGYGGKNGHGYYSIGKVLIDRGEVKREDMSMQAIRKWGEEHSPAEVRELLEQNPSFVFFKPENFAPVRGASAVPLVAKASVASDRSLIPPGTALLAEVPVLDNNGKFTGKYEMRMMVSLDVGGAIKGQHFDIYQGIGEQAGHMAGWFNHYGRVWVLKAAPGAGTPLFSSAQNSTGGSALVTQ; encoded by the coding sequence ATGAAAGGTAGTTGGGCTAAGTATGCAGTAACCGGGGCGTTGATTGCCCTGCTGGCGGGATGTTCTTCCAAACCGACGGATCGTGGCCAGCAATATAAAGATGGCAAGCTTGAGCAGCCACTGGGTCTGGTGAATCAGCCCAATGCCAAAGGGCGGCCTGTCAATGGTAAAGATTTTGGCGATCAGGTCAGCGAAATTCAGTTCGCTTCACCCGCCATATATTCGCGCCAGACCAACACCTTCAGTTCTGTTAAGGCCTGGCTGATGGCAGGAGGCGATACCCGTCAGCTACGCCAGTTCGGCCTGGATGCTTACCAGATGGAAGGCACAGACAATTACGGCAACGTGCAGTTTACGGGCTACTATACGCCGGTGATCCATGCGCGTTATACCCGTCAGGGCGAGTTCCAGTACCCTCTTTATCGTATGCCGCCGCGCCCTAAAGGCCGCCGTCTGCCAAGCCGTGCCGAGATTTACAGCGGCGCGCTGAGCGATCGCTATGTTGTGGGCTACAGCAACTCCCTGATGGATAACTTCATTATGGATGTACAGGGCAGCGGCTACGTGGACTATGGCGATGGCCGTCCGTTGACCTTCTTTGGTTACGGTGGCAAGAACGGTCATGGTTATTACAGCATCGGTAAAGTGCTGATCGATCGTGGCGAAGTGAAGCGTGAAGATATGTCGATGCAGGCGATCCGCAAGTGGGGTGAGGAACACAGCCCGGCTGAGGTGCGTGAGCTGCTGGAGCAGAATCCTTCCTTTGTTTTCTTCAAGCCGGAAAACTTTGCTCCTGTTCGCGGTGCGAGCGCGGTGCCGCTGGTGGCTAAAGCCTCGGTAGCCTCTGACCGCTCCCTGATCCCACCTGGCACCGCGCTGCTGGCTGAAGTTCCGGTACTGGACAACAACGGTAAATTTACCGGAAAATATGAGATGCGCATGATGGTCTCGCTGGATGTGGGCGGGGCTATTAAAGGCCAGCACTTTGATATCTATCAGGGCATCGGTGAGCAGGCCGGTCATATGGCAGGATGGTTTAACCACTATGGTCGCGTTTGGGTGCTGAAAGCGGCACCTGGCGCGGGCACTCCTCTGTTCTCTTCTGCACAAAATAGCACTGGCGGCTCCGCACTGGTCACCCAGTAG
- the amiC gene encoding N-acetylmuramoyl-L-alanine amidase AmiC, which produces MSDLPSPGRRRLLKSAGAVLLLSVSKVGLAASSHAVAIRIWPSSTYSRLTLESDRPLKYKQFALSHPERVVVDIKNIHLNHVLKGVGNLVRSDDPYIKNARVGQFDAHTVRLVLELKQNVTPRVFTLDPVAGIKNRLVMDLYPAKGSSYDHADDPLLALMEDYNKGNLESSQPATAPLPGKAGRDRPIVIMLDPGHGGEDTGAIGKHKTREKDIVLKIARRLKSLIDKEPNMRAHMTRNEDVFIPLKVRVAKARKQRADLFVSIHADAFTSRAARGSSVFALSTKGATSTAARYLAQTQNESDLIGGVSMSGDRYLDHTMFDMVQSLTVNDSLKFGKEVLSRMGKVNHLHKKTVDQAGFAVLKAPDIPSILVETAFISNLEEERKLRTTRFQHQVADSILAGIKAYFASGASLAPRK; this is translated from the coding sequence ATGTCCGATTTACCCTCTCCTGGCAGACGCCGGTTGTTAAAAAGCGCAGGAGCCGTCTTGCTGCTCAGCGTCAGTAAGGTGGGCCTGGCTGCCAGCAGTCATGCGGTGGCTATCCGTATCTGGCCTTCTTCTACCTACTCCCGCTTAACGCTGGAATCTGACCGGCCCCTTAAATATAAACAGTTTGCGCTCAGCCATCCTGAACGGGTGGTTGTGGATATTAAAAATATCCATCTCAATCATGTTCTGAAAGGGGTGGGTAATCTGGTCCGCAGCGACGATCCCTATATTAAAAATGCGCGTGTAGGCCAGTTTGATGCCCACACTGTACGGCTGGTGCTGGAACTTAAGCAGAACGTCACGCCGCGTGTTTTCACCCTGGATCCGGTGGCGGGGATTAAAAACCGGCTGGTGATGGATCTCTATCCCGCCAAAGGCAGCAGCTACGATCATGCCGACGACCCCCTGCTGGCGTTAATGGAGGATTACAACAAAGGTAATCTGGAGAGCAGCCAGCCTGCGACGGCTCCTTTACCCGGTAAAGCGGGAAGGGACCGTCCAATAGTGATCATGCTTGATCCGGGGCATGGCGGGGAAGATACCGGGGCGATTGGCAAACACAAAACCCGTGAAAAAGATATCGTACTGAAGATTGCCCGGCGGCTGAAATCGCTGATCGATAAAGAGCCCAATATGCGTGCCCATATGACCCGCAATGAGGATGTCTTTATTCCCCTGAAAGTCAGGGTCGCTAAAGCGCGTAAACAACGTGCGGATCTGTTTGTGTCGATTCATGCGGATGCCTTCACCAGCCGTGCTGCCCGGGGCTCTTCGGTGTTTGCCCTGTCCACCAAAGGGGCGACCAGTACCGCTGCCCGCTATCTTGCACAGACTCAGAACGAATCGGATCTGATTGGGGGTGTCAGTATGAGCGGGGACCGCTATCTCGATCACACCATGTTCGATATGGTGCAAAGCCTGACGGTTAATGACAGCCTTAAATTTGGTAAAGAGGTGCTGTCCCGCATGGGCAAAGTCAATCACCTGCATAAGAAGACGGTAGATCAGGCTGGGTTTGCGGTACTTAAAGCGCCAGATATCCCTTCTATCCTGGTAGAGACGGCGTTTATCAGTAATCTGGAAGAAGAGCGTAAGCTGCGCACCACGCGGTTCCAGCATCAGGTTGCGGATTCCATTCTGGCGGGGATAAAAGCTTACTTCGCAAGCGGGGCATCATTAGCACCAAGGAAATAG
- the argA gene encoding amino-acid N-acetyltransferase produces MKERSTELVQGFRHTVPYINAHRGKTFVIMLGGEAIEHENFSSIVNDIGLLHSLGIRLVVVYGARPQIDANLAEHQLEPIYHKHTRVTDAQSLELVKQAAGRLQLDITARLSMSLNNTPLQGAHINVVSGNFIIAQPLGVDDGVDYCHSGRIRRIDEEAIHRQLDSGAIVLMGPVAVSVTGESFNLTSEEVATQLAIKLKAEKMIGFCSEQGVTNSEGNVISELFPNDAQQRIEDLEKEDDYLSGTVRFLRGAVKACRSGVRRSHLISYQEDGALLQELFSRDGIGTQIVMESAEQIRRATINDIGGILELIRPLEQQGILVRRSREQLEMEIDKFTIIERDNLTIGCAALYPFPEEQIGEMACVAVHPDYRSSSRGEALLERVALQARQMGLNKLFVLTTRSIHWFQERGFTPVDIEVLPESKKEMYNYQRRSKVLMADLRHARLMA; encoded by the coding sequence GTGAAGGAACGTAGTACCGAGCTGGTTCAGGGATTTCGTCATACCGTCCCCTATATCAATGCCCACCGTGGTAAAACGTTTGTCATCATGCTCGGTGGCGAAGCCATTGAACACGAGAACTTCTCAAGCATCGTCAATGATATTGGCCTGCTGCACAGCCTCGGCATTCGCCTGGTGGTGGTGTACGGCGCCCGGCCTCAGATTGACGCTAATCTGGCTGAACATCAGCTGGAACCCATTTATCACAAGCATACACGAGTCACGGACGCGCAATCGCTTGAACTGGTCAAGCAAGCTGCCGGTCGTCTGCAGTTAGATATTACTGCCCGCCTCTCTATGAGCCTGAATAACACGCCGCTGCAGGGTGCGCATATCAATGTGGTCAGCGGCAACTTCATCATTGCTCAGCCGCTGGGCGTGGATGATGGCGTTGACTACTGTCACAGTGGACGCATCCGGCGCATTGATGAAGAGGCGATCCACCGGCAACTCGACAGCGGTGCCATCGTACTGATGGGGCCGGTGGCCGTTTCCGTCACTGGCGAGAGCTTTAACCTCACCTCTGAAGAAGTCGCCACGCAGCTGGCTATCAAGCTTAAAGCGGAAAAAATGATCGGCTTCTGTTCAGAGCAGGGCGTGACGAACAGCGAAGGCAACGTTATCTCTGAACTGTTCCCCAACGATGCCCAACAGCGTATTGAAGATCTGGAAAAAGAAGATGATTACCTGTCGGGTACGGTTCGTTTCCTGCGCGGTGCAGTAAAAGCCTGCCGCAGCGGCGTCCGGCGCAGTCACCTGATCAGTTATCAGGAGGATGGGGCCCTGCTGCAGGAGCTCTTCTCTCGTGACGGTATAGGCACGCAGATTGTGATGGAAAGTGCAGAGCAGATCCGTCGCGCCACCATCAACGACATTGGCGGCATTCTGGAGTTGATCCGGCCGCTTGAGCAACAGGGTATTCTGGTTCGCCGCTCGCGTGAGCAACTGGAGATGGAAATCGATAAGTTCACCATTATTGAGCGTGACAACCTGACTATCGGCTGTGCGGCGCTCTACCCCTTCCCGGAAGAACAGATTGGTGAAATGGCCTGCGTCGCCGTTCATCCGGATTACCGCAGCTCATCCCGCGGCGAGGCGCTGCTGGAGCGAGTAGCGTTACAGGCTCGTCAGATGGGGCTGAATAAATTGTTCGTGCTGACTACCCGCAGCATCCACTGGTTCCAGGAGCGTGGCTTTACGCCGGTGGATATTGAAGTGCTGCCGGAAAGTAAAAAAGAGATGTACAACTATCAGCGCCGTTCCAAAGTGCTGATGGCCGATCTGCGCCACGCCCGCCTGATGGCCTGA
- the recD gene encoding exodeoxyribonuclease V subunit alpha, whose translation MSGIIALLQQGCEQRLFRSLDVQFAGMVASEEQPWLMLAAACVSAEAGEGHVCLPLVQLTEQSLFDGRHPEFARQLWQAAGEPDWLALLQGSHAVGDGTTATPLVLHQQRLYLHRMWQSEGHVAQFIVRESPVAAFDRSLVRAALDKQFGLQPDNWQKIAAAVAITRQIAVISGGPGTGKTTTVAKLLATMLALSEGAMRIRLAAPTGKAAARLTESLGKALQQLDVSDEEKQRFPAEATTLHRLMGAVPGSQRMRYHAGNPLHLDLLVVDEASMVDLPMMANLIAALPPHARVIFLGDRDQLASVEAGAVLGDICRCAEAGYSPERAAELSELTGYAVEGNNDAQAPLVRDSICLLRKSYRFDASSGIGQLALAVNAGETRQVEKVFDSGFTDIERFSLNSSEAYQHLLSAGVVGYRHYLSCLAEGAEPQEVLKAFGRFQLLCALREGPFGVMGLNERIEVSLLRAGLIRRSPGPAGKWYVGRPVMIARNDSTLGLFNGDIGIAMPDEEGALKVFFPLPDGSIKAVLPSRLPPHDTAWAMTVHKSQGSEFEHTLLVLPVQYTPVLTRELVYTAITRAKQRLTLYAETPVLHSAVKMRTLRRSGLVERLVE comes from the coding sequence ATGTCAGGAATAATTGCCCTGCTGCAGCAGGGCTGCGAACAACGGCTGTTTCGTTCTCTGGACGTTCAGTTTGCCGGTATGGTGGCCAGCGAAGAGCAGCCCTGGCTGATGCTGGCGGCGGCCTGTGTCAGTGCAGAAGCGGGGGAAGGACACGTTTGCCTGCCGCTGGTGCAGCTTACCGAGCAGTCGCTGTTTGATGGACGCCATCCTGAATTTGCCCGTCAACTCTGGCAGGCAGCCGGAGAGCCGGACTGGCTGGCTCTGCTGCAGGGCTCCCATGCGGTAGGTGATGGAACAACGGCCACGCCGCTGGTGCTGCATCAACAGCGTCTCTACCTGCACCGTATGTGGCAGTCTGAGGGCCATGTGGCGCAGTTTATTGTCCGTGAGTCTCCTGTTGCTGCGTTTGATCGTTCGCTGGTGCGGGCCGCGCTGGATAAGCAGTTTGGTCTGCAGCCGGATAACTGGCAGAAAATTGCGGCGGCGGTCGCCATCACCCGGCAAATCGCGGTGATCTCTGGCGGACCGGGAACCGGGAAAACCACGACGGTAGCAAAATTACTGGCGACAATGCTGGCGCTGTCTGAAGGTGCGATGCGTATCCGCCTCGCCGCCCCTACGGGCAAAGCTGCCGCAAGGCTGACCGAATCACTGGGGAAAGCGCTGCAACAGCTGGATGTCAGCGACGAAGAGAAACAGCGCTTCCCGGCCGAAGCGACCACGCTGCACCGACTGATGGGCGCGGTACCTGGCAGCCAGAGAATGCGCTATCACGCCGGTAATCCTTTGCACCTGGATTTGTTGGTGGTCGATGAAGCCTCAATGGTGGATTTGCCGATGATGGCGAACCTGATTGCTGCTTTACCGCCACACGCGAGGGTCATTTTCCTTGGCGATCGCGATCAACTGGCTTCAGTAGAAGCCGGGGCCGTGCTGGGCGATATCTGCCGCTGTGCGGAAGCGGGCTACAGCCCTGAACGGGCGGCGGAGCTCTCTGAACTCACCGGCTACGCAGTCGAAGGAAATAATGACGCTCAGGCTCCTCTGGTGCGCGACAGTATTTGCCTGCTGCGTAAAAGCTACCGTTTTGATGCCTCTTCCGGTATTGGTCAGCTTGCACTGGCGGTGAATGCCGGGGAAACGCGGCAGGTGGAAAAGGTTTTTGATAGCGGATTTACCGATATCGAGCGCTTCTCACTGAACAGCAGCGAGGCTTATCAGCATCTTCTTTCTGCGGGCGTTGTGGGCTACCGGCACTACCTTAGCTGCCTGGCAGAGGGCGCTGAACCTCAGGAAGTGTTAAAAGCTTTTGGCCGTTTCCAGCTGCTGTGCGCCCTACGCGAAGGGCCATTTGGCGTGATGGGGCTTAACGAGCGCATCGAAGTTTCTCTGCTCAGGGCGGGACTGATTCGCCGCTCACCAGGACCGGCCGGGAAATGGTATGTGGGCCGTCCGGTGATGATTGCCCGCAACGACAGCACGCTGGGGCTGTTTAACGGCGATATTGGTATCGCCATGCCGGATGAGGAAGGGGCACTTAAGGTCTTCTTCCCGTTGCCCGATGGCAGTATCAAAGCGGTGCTGCCCAGCCGGTTGCCGCCGCATGATACAGCCTGGGCCATGACCGTACACAAATCGCAGGGTTCAGAGTTTGAGCATACGCTGCTGGTCCTGCCCGTACAGTACACCCCGGTACTGACCCGTGAGCTGGTCTATACCGCCATCACCAGGGCCAAACAGCGTCTGACGCTTTATGCAGAAACACCTGTGCTGCACAGCGCGGTTAAAATGCGCACCCTGAGGCGAAGTGGGCTGGTAGAGAGGCTGGTGGAGTAA